Proteins co-encoded in one Hirundo rustica isolate bHirRus1 chromosome 18, bHirRus1.pri.v3, whole genome shotgun sequence genomic window:
- the LOC120760903 gene encoding nucleoside diphosphate kinase A-like codes for MATIDERTFIAIKPDGVQRGLVGEIIKRFEKKGFKLVAMKLIHASEDLLREHYIDLKDRPFYDGLVQYMHSGPVVAMVWEGLNVIKTGRMMLGETNPFDSKPGTIRGDFCIQVGRNIIHGSDSTESAETEINLWFTPEELVDYRSCAHEWIYD; via the exons ATGGCAACCATTGACGAGCGCACCTTCATCGCCATCAAGCCCGATGGGGTCCAGAGGGGGCTGGTGGGGGAGATCATCAAACGCTTCGAGAAGAAAGGATTCAAACTGGTAGCCATGAAATTAATACAT GCCTCTGAGGACCTTCTGAGGGAACATTACATCGACCTCAAGGACAGGCCATTCTATGATGGCCTGGTGCAGTACATGCACTCAGGACCTGTCGTAGCCATG gtgTGGGAAGGTCTTAATGTGATTAAGACTGGAAGAATGATGCTGGGGGAGACCAATCCATTCGATTCCAAGCCTGGCACTATTCGTGGGGACTTCTGCATCCAAGTTGGAag gaACATCATTCATGGTAGTGATTCCACGGAAAGTGCTGAGACAGAGATCAATTTATGGTTCACTCCTGAAGAACTGGTTGATTACAGAAGCTGTGCTCATGAGTGGATCTATGATTAA